Proteins encoded within one genomic window of Vicia villosa cultivar HV-30 ecotype Madison, WI unplaced genomic scaffold, Vvil1.0 ctg.003394F_1_1, whole genome shotgun sequence:
- the LOC131640914 gene encoding L-type lectin-domain containing receptor kinase IV.1-like — protein sequence MFHNLVLMLFFLVTVVASKDVSFIYNGFQSSHLYLDGIAKLTSNGLLRLTNDTTEEKGHAFYQNPIVFKNTSNGSVSSFSTTFVFAIRHDIPTLSGHGIVFVVSPTKGLPYSLPSQYLGLFNKSNNGKSSNHVFGVELDTIVSSEFNDINDNHVGIDINDLSSVSSTPAGYYDNNGQWKNLTLFSGYPMQVWIEYDGEKKKIDVTLAPINVVKPKQPLLSFVKDLSPILHNSMYVGFSSATGTVQTSHYILGWSFKVNGQAQSLVISELPKLPRLGDRRISKLLTVGLPLILLSLVFIISLGVIYFIKRKNKFAELLEDWEHEYGPRRFKFKDLYFATKSFKEKELLGVGGFGRVYKGVMPGSKLEVAVKRVSHESRQGMKEFVAEIVSIGRLRHRNLVPLLGYCRRKGELLLVYDYMSNGSLDNYLYNQPNVSLNWSQRYRIIKGVALGLFYLHEEWEQVVIHRDIKASNVLLDGEMNGRLGDFGLARLYDHGADPHTTHLVGTVGYLAPEHTRTGKATKFSDVFSFGAFVLEVVCGKRPIYHIGRNESVILVDSVFEYWKRGEILEAKDVNLGIDYVFEEVELVLKLGLLCSHSEPLARPNMRQVVQYLEMDIPLPDLSLLSLSSSGLTFRYQECFEDIPMSYPSSMDKTMSHTSVSISESLLSGGR from the coding sequence ATGTTCCACAATCTTGTGCTGATGCTGTTTTTTCTGGTTACAGTTGTAGCAAGTAAAGATGTTAGTTTCATCTATAATGGATTCCAATCATCTCATTTGTATCTTGATGGTATTGCTAAGTTAACCTCCAATGGATTACTCAGACTCACCAATGATACAACGGAAGAAAAGGGACACGCTTTCTATCAAAATCCTATAGTTTTCAAGAATACTTCcaatggaagtgtgtcttctttcTCAACTACTTTTGTGTTTGCCATAAGACATGATATTCCAACTCTTAGTGGTCATggaattgtttttgttgtttcacCAACAAAAGGGTTACCATATTCACTACCAAGCCAGTACCTTGGTCTATTTAATAAATCCAACAACGGAAAGAGTAGCAACCATGTTTTTGGAGTGGAACTTGATACTATTGTAAGCAGTGAGTTTAATGATATCAATGATaaccatgttggtattgatatCAACGATTTGAGTTCAGTTAGTTCAACTCCTGCAGGATATTATGATAATAATGGTCAGTGGAAGAATTTGACCCTTTTCAGTGGCTATCCTATGCAGGTTTGGATTGAATATGATGGTGAAAAGAAGAAGATTGATGTTACTTTAGCTCCTATTAATGTTGTTAAACCAAAACAACCTTTGTTGTCATTTGTCAAAGATCTTTCTCCAATTCTTCACAATAGTATGTATGTTGGGTTTTCATCAGCTACGGGCACAGTTCAAACTTCTCATTATATTCTTGGTTGGAGTTTTAAGGTTAATGGTCAAGCTCAAAGCCTTGTGATTTCTGAACTTCCTAAGCTACCAAGACTTGGTGATAGAAGAATATCCAAACTTTTAACTGTTGGGTTACCTTTGATTTTGCTAAGTTTGGTTTTCATAATAAGTTTAGGGGTTATTTATTTCATCAAAAGAAAGAATAAGTTTGCTGAATTGCTTGAAGATTGGGAGCATGAATACGGCCCTCGTAGGTTTAAATTCAAAGATTTGTACTTTGCCACAAAGAGTTTCAAGGAAAAAGAATTATTGGGAGTTGGTGGATTTGGCAGAGTCTACAAAGGTGTGATGCCAGGCTCCAAACTTGAGGTTGCTGTGAAGAGGGTTTCTCACGAATCAAGACAAGGCATGAAGGAGTTTGTGGCGGAAATTGTTAGTATCGGTCGTCTTCGTCATAGAAATCTTGTTCCACTTCTTGGTTATTGCAGGCGAAAAGGTGAGTTACTTCTGGTCTACGATTACATGTCTAATGGAAGTTTAGACAACTATTTATACAACCAACCTAATGTGAGCTTGAATTGGAGTCAAAGATATAGAATCATCAAAGGTGTTGCTTTAGGTTTGTTTTATCTTCATGAAGAATGGGAGCAAGTTGTGATTCATAGAGACATAAAAGCTAGTAATGTGTTATTAGATGGTGAAATGAATGGTAGATTGGGAGATTTTGGTCTTGCAAGGTTGTATGATCATGGTGCTGACCCACATACAACTCATTTGGTTGGGACTGTAGGGTATCTAGCTCCTGAGCATACTAGAACAGGTAAAGCCACTAAGTTTTCTGATGTGTTTTCTTTTGGTGCTTTTGTTCTAGAGGTTGTTTGTGGCAAGAGGCCTATCTATCATATAGGGAGAAATGAGAGTGTAATTTTGGTTGATTCTGTTTTTGAGTATTGGAAAAGGGGTGAGATTCTTGAGGCAAAAGATGTAAATTTGGGAATAGATTATGTGTTTGAAGAGGTTGAGTTGGTGTTGAAACTTGGCTTGTTGTGTTCACATTCAGAACCTTTGGCTAGACCAAATATGAGGCAAGTTGTGCAGTATTTGGAGATGGATATACCATTGCCTGATTTGTCTTTGCTTAGTTTATCTTCTTCTGGATTAACTTTTAGGTACCAAGAGTGTTTTGAGGACATTCCAATGTCTTATCCATCTTCAATGGACAAGACTATGTCACATACTTCTGTGTCAATTTCTGAGTCACTTCTTTCGGGTGGTCGCTGA